GGAGTTTTTGCTGCGTTATGGCTTCTTGGGGCCGTGGTGTTCCGGTACGTGGAGGGCTGGCTGTACTTCAATGCCGTATACTTCTGTCTTCTTTGTTTGATCACCATTGGCTACGGAGACTTTGTTCCCGTGTCGGCGTTGGGACATGCGTTCTTCGTGTGCTGGGCCATCGCCGCCGTGCCGCTAATGACAATGCTTATCTCAAACTTGGGTGATACTCTCTTTGATGCCTACAGCCTTGCACTGCTTTTTGGAACGATTCGAATGCATGTACGGTATTTATTTTACGGTCCTcccaacaagttcaaggccAATTCCCACTCTCTCCACCCTGTCGATTCTATCAACCGAGAACTCGGTGAAGAAGTCCTCTCGACAGATAGTACTACACCGTCTCCAGAACCGGCTCATAGTGTCCATCTACGCCCACATCCACATGGGCTTCGTGAGAAGCTTGAAACAAAGATCAAGACGCAAAAAGAAGACTTGGTGCTGATACTTGACTTTctcaaccagttgaaacCTCTTCTTGAAGACACCCTTGACTCTCCTTCCATTGAGTACAAGTTTGACGAATGGAAGGCTTTGGTGCATCTGTTACAGCGAGGTACTGAAGAAAGTCAACACGATACCTACTACTGGCTTGGGGACGAATCACCTTTGCGTTTACCATTGAAAGAGCCAAATTATTTCATCACCCGGATCTTTTTCCGCATAGAAAGTGAGCTACTTCGTTTGATTCGAGAGCTGGACCAGGAACTCGAGGACTTAACTGCTAAGAAGCAGCAGCTCCCTCAAGGGCCTTTTGAGTAGTTTTTCGCAGCTACTTTTCGTGTGTGGTAAATTCGCGTATGTCGATGTTTTTTATCGACAGTCGATAACATTACTCATTATCTGCCCAAACACAGTCAACTGCGGGTTTGTCATCGTTAGAACTACAAGATATGGCCCAGCACCTCAGCACCGATTCGCTCAGCCTGCTGACCCCTCCTGTGCCGTCCTTTCCCCATGACCCGGTGGTGTTCCGGTTTGCAGCCATCACAATCACTTTATCTCAGCTCCGTTATCTTACATTTTCCCTTATCGGCATCGCTTTATTGTGGCCTTGGAATGCTTTCTTGCTGGCAAGTGCTTACTATGGAGAGAGATTCTCCCATACCTTGTCCCTTATCAAAATCTACTCTTCCACCATGATGACGGTATCTACCTTGACCTCAACCGTCTATACATATTATTTATCACAGGTACAAAAGGGCGTTAACTATCGTGCCCGTATATACATGGGACTTAGCCTTACTGTTggtgtgtttgtggtgatgGCCTTTTCATGcatttcttggtggtttATCACCATGGAGGATACGGTGTTTTTTGTGGGTTTGATGGCCATGGTATTTATGGCATCAATAGCAACAGGACTTGCCCAGAACGGCACTATGGCCACTGTCAACGTCTTGGGAAGCATCTACGCCAATGCGGTGATGGTGGGTCAAGCTATTGCCGGGGTGTTGCCTTCTATCGCTCTTATCATCTccattttggtggttggCGAACACACCACTGAAGCCTCGGGCCCTAGAAAAGACTATGGGGTGTTTGTGTACTATATTACAGCAAGTCTTGTGGCGTTGGTGTCCATgtctcttctttggtgggtgAATGTCTATAAGTCCCACAACCAGTATCGGCTTTTGAACGAAACATTAGAGGGTGAGCAGTCTATTGACTCTAGTGCTAACGACGTCGATGAGCCAGAAATCCAGCAGAACTACGTTTCTTTTGGGGTGTTGTGGTCgaaattgaagttcattGTGCTGTCTATATTCTTCACGTTTGCTGTCACGCTTATATTCCCGGTGTTTGCGTCTACGGTCGAATCTGTCAACTACGACTCCAACTTCCGtctcttcaagaaggacATTTTCATCCCATTCCTGTTTTTGGTGTGGAACTTGGGAGATCTTTTGGGGCGTATTTGGTGTGGAGCACCAGGTTCCAGGTTCTTAATTAATAAACCTTCCAAGTTAATCACGTACTCGTTGGCTCGTTTGGTTTTCATTCCTTTGTTTTTGACCTGTAACATCCACCCGTACACTTCGGCATCGCAATCGAGTGCTTTAATTAACTCTGACCTCTGGTACCTTATGCTCCAGATGTTGTTTGGATTATCAAACGGGCAATTGTGCACTTCATGCTTCATGATCGTTGGGAACTTCTGTGATACAGATGATGAGAAAGAAGCTGCTGGTGGGTTCACAGCGGTGTTTTTGAGTGTCGGGTTGGCGTTTGGTAGTGTTTTCAGCTATCTTCTCGTTATTGCAATCAATTAGAGTTTAGATTGCAAAAACCATGATTTATTCCAATGCAGTGGAAAGATAATGTTGATAAACCATCATGAAACATCATGAAGCATCATGAAAGAATAATTGCTCCAAGTTTACGCCAGACATCTACTCATATACTAATACATTTTACAACATGTCTCATAAATACTCCTATTATTTAGGCTATGCCACATCAGGCACCGATCGCGCGCAGTAGATTTGTTAGAACCGAAACACCTTCAATCATACAATGTCATTTTGGGATAAAAATAAGGATAGCTTTAAATCAACTGGAATAGCTGCGGTGAAGGGAATCGGTAAAGGGGGCATGGCTCTCGGGAAGGCGGGTGTTCGGACGTACAAGAACCATCAGGGAACCcccaattcttcttcaaaagaagaagtggtggaagaacCATTGGGACCAGGACCGCCGCCGTTGTCTAAAGACCAATTGAGCACGCTACCACCTCCTCCAGCACGCAACGTGGAAGGCAGGATATATGTGCCAGGTGCTCCGTCTGCCAATCCGCTTCAGGTGTATGGTAGTGGAAATCAGCCTCAAAATCAGTCTCAAAATCAGTATCAAAATCAGTATCAAAATCAGTATCAACCCTATCAAAACCAGCCTCAACAGTCTCCGTATCAAACTCAGTCACAGACTCAACCACAATACCATCAACCTGAATCACAATATCAACAGCCTCAATCACAATATCAACAGCCTCAATCACAATATCAGCAATCTCAACCATCACAGCAGCAATACCAGCAGCCTCAACAACCGCAGCAACAGCCTCAACAACCGCAGGAGCAGTACCAACAACCTCAACAGCAGTACCAACAACCGCAACAGCAATACCAACAACCGCAACAGCAGTACCAACAACCGCAACCTCAGCAGACTCCACCACAGTACCAACAGCCTCCTCAACAGGTCGCTCAACAGCCTCAGGCTCCTCAGGCTCCTCAGGTTCCTCAGGCCCCTCTGTACCAGCCTGTAACCCAACCAATTCCCTATCAACAGCCACTTCAACAGCCTCAACCCCCAGCCCAggttccaccaccagcagcACAACCTCAGCAGCCACAAGcttttcttcagcagctCCAACAACTGATCCAGGCACAACCATCTGCTCCCTCATCAAACCATGGCTCTGCCCAGCCCAACTATTCTCCTCCATTGACTCAGAACTATGGTCCTCAATTACTGGGTGGCCCCTCGGCACCTCCAATCTCTCAAAGAGCAGCTGCTCCACTACCACCCCGGGCTGTTCAACCACCCCAGCAAGCATCACCACAAGCTTATCAACAGACACCTTCTCAAGATGCTCAACCCCAAACATTTAATGCTCAACCCCAGACACTGGCTCCACCAGTTCAACCAACATACCAACCACCAGTTCAACCAACATACCAACCACCAGCTCAGCAAGGATATCAAGCCTCAGCTCAACCAATATACCAACCACCAGTCCAACAAGTCCCTCCTCCAGCTCAACAAACATACCAGCCAGAACAGACATACCAAGCCCAAGAGGACGAAGCCCCGAAGCAGAAAACTCCATTACCGGACCCTTCCTCGTTTGCTCCTCCTCCTGTGCACAAGGCCCGTTCTTCGCtatctccaccaccttcagCACCGGCAAGAGTCTCAGAAGCTACTTCTTCCGTGTCGGCATCTCCAGCCTCTTCAACTCCAGCACAGTCGCATACCACGTTGGCTACTCACACCTCAGTTTCTTCTCGTGGCAAGGAACCTGTTAAAGTGCCAGTTCCCGCGTTGGCTGCTGGTATCGATGTTACCAAATTTGTTCCCCCTCCTAAACCTTTCCATGGAACCCCCGTGAACACTGGTGGTCTGTCTCATGTGGTGCCCAATACTTCCAGACCAGTGCCACTGCTTCCTCCAAGAGCTCCTTCTGTACCTCTGGTATCTCCTCCTGTTGAGACTAAGAAGGCACCCCCTCCGAAacctttgaagaagccaacAATCACAATGCCCAACGATCCTCCTCCTTATAGAGAATCAGAAGGTAACAAGTCTTCTCCTCAACCATCAGAACCGGAGAAAGCAGTTCCTTCAGTGAAGCCAAAACCAAAGGCATTACTGTCGGCTTCAACGGTGTCACAGACTTCCTTGGAAAGCGAACTTGAGGCGACGTTAGCGAAGCGGTTTGCACCGCTATCAGTGAAACTGGAAGCGTCTCTGGTGGCGCTGGAAGAGGTTCTGATGAAGCCTAGTTCGAACCTTGAAAGTCCCACTAAA
Above is a window of Yamadazyma tenuis chromosome 1, complete sequence DNA encoding:
- a CDS encoding uncharacterized protein (EggNog:ENOG503NZVR; COG:F); this translates as MGLSLTVGVFVVMAFSCISWWFITMEDTVFFVGLMAMVFMASIATGLAQNGTMATVNVLGSIYANAVMVGQAIAGVLPSIALIISILVVGEHTTEASGPRKDYGVFVYYITASLVALVSMSLLWWVNVYKSHNQYRLLNETLEGEQSIDSSANDVDEPEIQQNYVSFGVLWSKLKFIVSSIFFTFAVTLIFPVFASTVESVNYDSNFRLFKKDIFIPFSFLVWNLGDLLGRIWCGAPGSRFLINKPSKLITYSLARLVFIPLFLTCNIHPYTSASQSSALINSDLWYLMLQMLFGLSNGQLCTSCFMIVGNFCDTDDEKEAAGGFTAVFLSVGLAFGSVFSYLLVIAIN